The following coding sequences lie in one Oncorhynchus nerka isolate Pitt River linkage group LG14, Oner_Uvic_2.0, whole genome shotgun sequence genomic window:
- the LOC115118469 gene encoding C-X-C chemokine receptor type 3-2-like isoform X1: MDHVKATTDYYIYEDNYSFSPETGSSQSSGVPCNQDGIMDFTRSYSPVVYSLVFVLALVGNILVLCVLMRYRTSQTGGACSFSLTDTFLLHLAVSDLLLALTLPLFAVQWSHLWLFGVAACKISGALFSLNRYSGILFLACISFDRYLAIVHAVSTGWKRNTCHAQIACALIWTVCLGLSGVDIAFRQVVEMEVGRSGDHQGLLVCQTVFPHSSMQWQVGMPLVNLVLGFGLPLLVMLYCYIRIFRSLCNASRRQKRKSLHLIVSLVSMFVLCWAPYNSFQLAESLKKLGMISGGCQFGRTVDIGILVSESMGLSHCALNPLLYGFVGVKFRRELTRMCKGLLGQRFYPGMNRWGGQRKTRRTTGSFSSVESENTSHFSVMA, encoded by the coding sequence ATTTATGAAGACAACTACAGCTTTTCACCAGAAACAGGCAGTAGCCAATCCAGTGGCGTGCCCTGCAACCAGGATGGCATCATGGACTTCACCCGGAGCTACTCTCCTGTGGTCTACAGCCTGGTGTTTGTGCTGGCGCTGGTGGGTAACATCCTGGTGCTGTGTGTGCTGATGCGCTACCGCACCTCTCAGACAGGCGGGGCctgctccttctccctcaccGACACCTTCCTGCTCCACCTGGCCGTGTCCGACCTCCTGCTGGCCCTCACGCTGCCCCTGTTCGCGGTCCAGTGGTCCCACCTGTGGCTGTTCGGTGTGGCCGCCTGCAAGATTTCCGGAGCCCTGTTCTCTCTGAACCGCTACAGCGGCATCCTGTTCCTGGCCTGCATCAGCTTCGACCGCTACCTAGCCATCGTCCACGCCGTCAGCACCGGCTGGAAACGCAACACCTGCCATGCCCAGATTGCCTGTGCCCTCATCTGGACAGTGTGCTTGGGCCTGAGTGGGGTGGACATCGCCTTTAGACAGGTGGTGGAGATGGAAGTGGGGCGCTCGGGGGATCATCAGGGCCTGCTGGTGTGCCAGACTGTGTTCCCCCACAGCTCAATGCAGTGGCAGGTGGGGATGCCGCTAGTCAACTTGGTGCTGGGTTTTGGGCTGCCCCTGCTTGTCATGCTCTACTGCTACATCCGTATCTTCCGCTCCCTTTGCAACGCCTCGCGCCGCCAGAAGAGGAAGTCCCTTCACCTCATCGTCTCCCTGGTGTCTATGTTTGTGCTCTGCTGGGCACCCTACAACTCCTTCCAATTGGCCGAAAGCCTGAAGAAGCTGGGCATGATTAGTGGAGGCTGCCAGTTTGGCCGCACGGTGGACATCGGGATCCTGGTGTCTGAGAGCATGGGCCTGTCACACTGTGCCCTGAACCCGCTGCTGTACGGCTTTGTGGGGGTGAAGTTTAGGAGGGAGCTGACCAGAATGTGTAAGGGGCTGCTGGGACAGAGGTTCTATCCAGGGATGAACAGATGGGGAGGACAGAGGAAAACACGGAGGACCACTGGGTCCTTCAGCTCAGTAGAGAGCGAGAACACCTCCCACTTCTCTGTCATGGCGTGA
- the LOC115118469 gene encoding C-X-C chemokine receptor type 3-2-like isoform X2 has translation MDFTRSYSPVVYSLVFVLALVGNILVLCVLMRYRTSQTGGACSFSLTDTFLLHLAVSDLLLALTLPLFAVQWSHLWLFGVAACKISGALFSLNRYSGILFLACISFDRYLAIVHAVSTGWKRNTCHAQIACALIWTVCLGLSGVDIAFRQVVEMEVGRSGDHQGLLVCQTVFPHSSMQWQVGMPLVNLVLGFGLPLLVMLYCYIRIFRSLCNASRRQKRKSLHLIVSLVSMFVLCWAPYNSFQLAESLKKLGMISGGCQFGRTVDIGILVSESMGLSHCALNPLLYGFVGVKFRRELTRMCKGLLGQRFYPGMNRWGGQRKTRRTTGSFSSVESENTSHFSVMA, from the coding sequence ATGGACTTCACCCGGAGCTACTCTCCTGTGGTCTACAGCCTGGTGTTTGTGCTGGCGCTGGTGGGTAACATCCTGGTGCTGTGTGTGCTGATGCGCTACCGCACCTCTCAGACAGGCGGGGCctgctccttctccctcaccGACACCTTCCTGCTCCACCTGGCCGTGTCCGACCTCCTGCTGGCCCTCACGCTGCCCCTGTTCGCGGTCCAGTGGTCCCACCTGTGGCTGTTCGGTGTGGCCGCCTGCAAGATTTCCGGAGCCCTGTTCTCTCTGAACCGCTACAGCGGCATCCTGTTCCTGGCCTGCATCAGCTTCGACCGCTACCTAGCCATCGTCCACGCCGTCAGCACCGGCTGGAAACGCAACACCTGCCATGCCCAGATTGCCTGTGCCCTCATCTGGACAGTGTGCTTGGGCCTGAGTGGGGTGGACATCGCCTTTAGACAGGTGGTGGAGATGGAAGTGGGGCGCTCGGGGGATCATCAGGGCCTGCTGGTGTGCCAGACTGTGTTCCCCCACAGCTCAATGCAGTGGCAGGTGGGGATGCCGCTAGTCAACTTGGTGCTGGGTTTTGGGCTGCCCCTGCTTGTCATGCTCTACTGCTACATCCGTATCTTCCGCTCCCTTTGCAACGCCTCGCGCCGCCAGAAGAGGAAGTCCCTTCACCTCATCGTCTCCCTGGTGTCTATGTTTGTGCTCTGCTGGGCACCCTACAACTCCTTCCAATTGGCCGAAAGCCTGAAGAAGCTGGGCATGATTAGTGGAGGCTGCCAGTTTGGCCGCACGGTGGACATCGGGATCCTGGTGTCTGAGAGCATGGGCCTGTCACACTGTGCCCTGAACCCGCTGCTGTACGGCTTTGTGGGGGTGAAGTTTAGGAGGGAGCTGACCAGAATGTGTAAGGGGCTGCTGGGACAGAGGTTCTATCCAGGGATGAACAGATGGGGAGGACAGAGGAAAACACGGAGGACCACTGGGTCCTTCAGCTCAGTAGAGAGCGAGAACACCTCCCACTTCTCTGTCATGGCGTGA
- the LOC115118478 gene encoding C-X-C chemokine receptor type 3-like yields the protein MDLDRGGIFLENSTYNYDGDYVYKEECSPEDGVGVRFGTVFLPMLYSLTLVLGLVGNVLVLVVLVQRRRSWSVMDTFILHLGLADTLLLVTLPLWAVQATGEWSFGTPLCKITGAMFTINFYCSIFLLACIILDRYLSVVHAVQMYSRRKPWMVQASCLSVWLLSIFLSIPDWHFLESVRDTRQDKQECVHNYPSLSQSEFDWRLASRLLYHTVGFLLPSAVLLFCYSCILLQLQRGSQGLQKQRAVRVILALVLVFFLCWTPYNITLMVDTFQGRPGEPVSGSCENGRTALENSLVVTFALACLHACLNPVLHLGLCRNFRRRVLDMVRCVEGVQNDPKLSLWDSGVVEDSPDQAEEMGMLNPMTTMGQVQSTQS from the exons atggaTTTGGACCGGGGAGGGATATTTCTAGAGAATAGCACCTATAACTACGATGGGGACTATGTTTATAAAGAGGAATGCTCCCCTGAAGATGGCGTTGGGGTGCGTTTTGGCACGGTGTTCCTCCCAATGCTATACTCCCTGACGCTGGTCCTGGGGCTAGTGGGTAACGTGCTGGTCCTGGTGGTTCTGGTCCAGAGGAGGCGGAGCTGGAGCGTGATGGACACCTTCATCCTGCACCTGGGCTTGGCCGACACCCTGCTGCTGGTCACCCTGCCCCTCTGGGCTGTTCAGGCCACTGGGGAATGGAGCTTCGGGACCCCCCTCTGCAAGATCACTGGAGCCATGTTCACA atcaACTTTTACTGTAGCATCTTCCTGCTGGCCTGCATCATTCTGGATCGCTACCTGTCGGTGGTCCACGCAGTCCAGATGTACTCTCGCAGGAAGCCCTGGATGGTGCAGGCCAGCTGCCTGTCCGTGTGgctcctctccatcttcctctccatcccagaCTGGCACTTCCTGGAGTCTGTGAGggacaccagacaagacaaacAGGAGTGTGTCCACAACTACccgtctctctcccagtctgagTTTGACTGGCGCCTGGCCTCCCGCCTGCTCTACCATACAGTGGGCTTCCTCCTCCCATCTGCCGTGCTGCTCTTCTGCTACTCTTGCATCCTGCTGCAGCTGCAGCGCGGCTCCCAGGGCCTCCAGAAGCAGAGGGCCGTCCGGGTCATCCTGGCCCTGGTGCTGGTCTTCTTCCTCTGCTGGACTCCCTACAACATCACCTTAATGGTGGACACCTTTCAGGGGAGGCCTGGGGAGCCTGTTTCTGGGTCATGTGAGAACGGGAGGACAGCTCTGGAGAACAGTCTGGTGGTTACGTTCGCTCTAGCCTGCCTGCACGCTTGCCTCAACCCAGTGCTCCATCTCGGACTGTGTAGAAACTTCCGGCGACGCGTGCTGGATATGGTGAGGTGTGTTGAGGGGGTGCAGAACGATCCGAAACTCTCACTATGGGATTCAGGTGTGGTTGAAGACTCACCTGACCAagcagaggagatggggatgttGAACCCAATGACAACCATGGGACAGGTACAGTCCACCCAGAGCTGA
- the LOC115118479 gene encoding C-X-C chemokine receptor type 3-like, producing the protein MDLDLGGIFLENSTYNYDGDYVYEEECSPEDGVGVRFGTVFLPMLYSLTLVLGLVGNVLVLVVLVQRRRSWSVMDTFILHLGLADTLLLVTLPLWAVQATGEWSFGTPLCKITGAMFTINFYCSIFLLACISLDRYLSVVHTVQMYSRRKPWMVQASCLSVWLLSILLSIPDGHFLESVRDTRRDKQECVHNYPSLSQSWFDWRLASRLLYHTVGFLLPSAGLLFCYSCILLQLQRGSQGLQKQRAVRVILALVLVFFLCWTPYNITLMVDTFQGRPGQPVSGSCENGRTALENSLVVTFALACLHACLNPVLHLGLCRNFRRRVLDMVRCVEGVQNDPKLSLWDSGVVEDSPDQAEEMGTLNPMTTMGQVQSTQS; encoded by the exons atggaTTTGGACCTGGGAGGGATATTTCTAGAGAATAGCACCTATAACTATGATGGGGACTATGTTTATGAAGAGGAATGCTCCCCTGAAGATGGCGTTGGGGTGCGTTTTGGCACGGTGTTCCTCCCAATGCTATACTCCCTGACGCTGGTCCTGGGGCTAGTGGGTAACGTGCTGGTCCTGGTGGTTCTGGTCCAGAGGAGGCGGAGCTGGAGCGTGATGGACACCTTCATCCTGCACCTGGGCTTGGCCGACACCCTGCTGCTGGTCACGCTGCCCCTCTGGGCTGTTCAGGCCACTGGGGAATGGAGCTTCGGGACCCCCCTCTGCAAGATCACTGGAGCCATGTTCACA atcaACTTTTACTGTAGCATCTTCCTGCTGGCCTGCATCAGTCTGGACCGCTACCTGTCCGTGGTCCACACAGTCCAGATGTACTCTCGCAGGAAGCCCTGGATGGTGCAGGCCAGCTGCCTGTCCGTGTggctcctctccatcctcctctccatcccagaCGGGCACTTCCTGGAGTCTGTGAGGGACACCAGACGAGACAAACAGGAGTGTGTCCACAACTACCCGTCCCTCTCCCAGTCTTGGTTTGACTGGCGCCTGGCCTCCCGCCTGCTCTACCACACGGTGGGCTTCCTCCTCCCATCTGCCGGGCTGCTCTTCTGCTACTCTTGCATCCTGCTGCAGCTGCAGCGTGGCTCCCAGGGCCTCCAGAAGCAGAGGGCCGTCCGGGTCATCCTGGCCCTGGTGCTGGTCTTCTTCCTCTGCTGGACTCCCTACAACATCACCCTCATGGTGGACACTTTTCAGGGGAGGCCTGGGCAGCCTGTTTCTGGGTCCTGTGAGAACGGGAGGACAGCTCTGGAGAACAGTCTGGTGGTTACGTTCGCTCTAGCCTGCCTGCACGCTTGCCTCAACCCAGTGCTCCATCTCGGATTGTGTAGAAACTTCCGGCGACGCGTACTGGATATGGTGAGGTGTGTTGAGGGGGTGCAGAACGATCCAAAACTCTCACTATGGGATTCAGGTGTGGTTGAAGACTCACCTGACCAAGCAGAGGAGATGGGGACGTTGAACCCAATGACAACCATGGGACAGGTACAGTCCACCCAGAGCTGA
- the LOC115118471 gene encoding C-X-C chemokine receptor type 3-like isoform X2, with amino-acid sequence MRRRGWSVTDTFILHLCVADILLLLTLPLWAAQAAEEWSFGTPLCKITGAIFTINFYCGIFLLACISLDRYLSVVHAVQMYSRRKPWMVQASCLSVWLLSILLSIPDWHFLESVRDTRRDKQECVHNYPSLSQSGFDWRLASRLLYHTVGFLLPSAVLLFCYSCILLQLQRGSQGLQKQRAVRVILALVFFLCWTPYNITLMVDTLYSNNTLEVNCESHKALDISLTATSSLGYLHCSLNPVLYSFVGVKFRYHLLDMLRSLGCKLKSGVRLQTASRRSSMWSESGDTSHTSAIY; translated from the exons ATG AGGAGGCGTGGCTGGAGCGTGACGGACACCTTCATCCTGCACCTCTGTGTGGCTGACATCCTGCTACTCCTCACTCTGCCCCTCTGGGCTGCTCAGGCAGCTGAGGAATGGAGCTTCGGGACCCCCCTCTGCAAGATCACTGGAGCCATATTCACA ATCAACTTTTACTGTGGCATCTTCCTGCTGGCCTGCATCAGTCTGGACCGCTACCTGTCCGTGGTCCACGCAGTCCAGATGTACTCTCGCAGGAAGCCCTGGATGGTGCAGGCCAGCTGCCTGTCCGTGTggctcctctccatcctcctctccatccccgaCTGGCACTTCCTGGAGTCTGTGAGGGACACCAGACGAGACAAACAGGAGTGTGTCCACAACTACccgtctctctcccagtctgggtTTGACTGGCGCCTGGCCTCCCGCCTGCTCTACCACACGGTGGGCTTCCTCCTCCCATCTGCCGTGCTGCTCTTCTGCTACTCCTGCATCCTGCTGCAGCTGCAGCGCGGCTCCCAGGGCCTCCAGAAGCAGAGGGCTGTCCGGGTCATCCTGGCCCTGGTCTTCTTCCTCTGCTGGACGCCCTACAACATCACCCTTATGGTGGACACCCTCTACTCCAACAACACCCTGGAGGTCAACTGCGAGAGCCATAAAGCCCTGGACATCTCCCTGACGGccacctcctctctgggctaccTGCACTGCAGCCTCAACCCTGTGCTCTACTCCTTCGTGGGGGTGAAGTTCCGTTACCACCTGCTGGACATGCTGAGGTCCCTGGGCTGCAAGCTGAAGAGTGGAGTCAGGCTGCAGACTGCCAGCCGGAGGAGCTCCATGTGGTCTGAGTCTGGAGACACCTCCCACACCTCTGCCATCTATTAA
- the LOC115118471 gene encoding C-X-C chemokine receptor type 3-like isoform X1, which yields MDSLMPNGEKFTINISVSDLEYYDDKEYSNYTDTSDTCCSTGEVCSLEEGMSFDAVFLPVFYSLTLILGLLGNGLVLLVLVQRRRGWSVTDTFILHLCVADILLLLTLPLWAAQAAEEWSFGTPLCKITGAIFTINFYCGIFLLACISLDRYLSVVHAVQMYSRRKPWMVQASCLSVWLLSILLSIPDWHFLESVRDTRRDKQECVHNYPSLSQSGFDWRLASRLLYHTVGFLLPSAVLLFCYSCILLQLQRGSQGLQKQRAVRVILALVFFLCWTPYNITLMVDTLYSNNTLEVNCESHKALDISLTATSSLGYLHCSLNPVLYSFVGVKFRYHLLDMLRSLGCKLKSGVRLQTASRRSSMWSESGDTSHTSAIY from the exons GATTCTCTCATGCCCAATGGTGAGAAATTTACAATTAACATATCTGTCAGTGACCTTGAATATTATGATGACAAGGAGTATAGTAACTACACCGATACCAGTGACACGTGCTGTTCAACTGGGGAGGTGTGCAGCTTGGAGGAGGGTATGAGTTTTGATGCTGTGTTCCTGCCCGTGTTCTACTCCCTGACACTGATTCTGGGGCTGCTGGGTAACGGGTTGGTCCTGTTGGTTCTGGTCCAGAGGAGGCGTGGCTGGAGCGTGACGGACACCTTCATCCTGCACCTCTGTGTGGCTGACATCCTGCTACTCCTCACTCTGCCCCTCTGGGCTGCTCAGGCAGCTGAGGAATGGAGCTTCGGGACCCCCCTCTGCAAGATCACTGGAGCCATATTCACA ATCAACTTTTACTGTGGCATCTTCCTGCTGGCCTGCATCAGTCTGGACCGCTACCTGTCCGTGGTCCACGCAGTCCAGATGTACTCTCGCAGGAAGCCCTGGATGGTGCAGGCCAGCTGCCTGTCCGTGTggctcctctccatcctcctctccatccccgaCTGGCACTTCCTGGAGTCTGTGAGGGACACCAGACGAGACAAACAGGAGTGTGTCCACAACTACccgtctctctcccagtctgggtTTGACTGGCGCCTGGCCTCCCGCCTGCTCTACCACACGGTGGGCTTCCTCCTCCCATCTGCCGTGCTGCTCTTCTGCTACTCCTGCATCCTGCTGCAGCTGCAGCGCGGCTCCCAGGGCCTCCAGAAGCAGAGGGCTGTCCGGGTCATCCTGGCCCTGGTCTTCTTCCTCTGCTGGACGCCCTACAACATCACCCTTATGGTGGACACCCTCTACTCCAACAACACCCTGGAGGTCAACTGCGAGAGCCATAAAGCCCTGGACATCTCCCTGACGGccacctcctctctgggctaccTGCACTGCAGCCTCAACCCTGTGCTCTACTCCTTCGTGGGGGTGAAGTTCCGTTACCACCTGCTGGACATGCTGAGGTCCCTGGGCTGCAAGCTGAAGAGTGGAGTCAGGCTGCAGACTGCCAGCCGGAGGAGCTCCATGTGGTCTGAGTCTGGAGACACCTCCCACACCTCTGCCATCTATTAA
- the LOC135575202 gene encoding putative nuclease HARBI1 — MSSSPSLATEDSVTSKRSSIGLQMVCNADCVISNVVAKWPGSVHDSRIFRASEIYQCLSQGEFSGVLLGDRGYGCQPFLLTPFTDPQEAQQAYNHAHARARVEMTFGLLKARFHCLHKLRVSPVRACDITVACAVLHNVACLRKERAPRVPPAMDWDNPAIFPDDDSGRLLRDQYVLNYFS; from the exons atgtcttcatctccttccctggccacagaagactctgtgacatcaaagaggagttctataggattgcag atggtctgcaatgctgactgtgtgatcagcaatgttgtggcaaaatggcctggctcagtccatgactccagaatctttcgggcctctgaaatctatcagtgcctatcacaag gtgaattctctggtgtgttgctgggagacagggggtatggctgccagccttttctcctgacacctttcacagacccccaggaagcacagcaggcctacaaccatgcccatgccagggccagagttgaaatgacctttggcctcctgaaggcacgctttcactgccttcacaaattaagggtcagccctgttagggcatgtgatattactgtggcttgtgctgtcctccacaatgtggcctgcctgaggaaggagagggcccccagagtgccaccagccatggactgggacaatccggcaatcttccctgatgacgacagtggtcggc